In a genomic window of Phaenicophaeus curvirostris isolate KB17595 chromosome Z, BPBGC_Pcur_1.0, whole genome shotgun sequence:
- the KIF2A gene encoding kinesin-like protein KIF2A isoform X2 gives MAAANFGKIQIGIYVEIKRSDGRIHEAMVTSLNEDNESVTVEWIENGDTKGKEIDLESIFSLNPDLAPDEDIEPSPETPPPPTPSAKVNKIVKSRRTVVPVKNDTPSRDNRVVGSARARPTQLPEQSSSSQQNARRKSNCVKEVEKLQEKREKRRLQQQELREKRAQDVDATNPNYEIMCMIRDFRGSLDYRPLTNADTIDEHRICVCVRKRPLNKKENLMKDLDVITIPSKDVVMVHEPKQKVDLTRYLENQTFRFDYAFDDTTPNEMVYRFAARPLVETIFERGMATCFAYGQTGSGKTHTMGGNFSGKNQDCSNGIYALAARDVFLMLKKPNYKKLELQVYATFFEIYSGKVFDLLNRKTKLRVLEDGKQQVQVVGLQEREVKCVEDVLKLIEIGNSCRTSGQTSANAHSSRSHAVFQIILRRKGKLHGKFSLIDLAGNERGADTSSADRQTRLEGAEINKSLLALKECIRALGRNKPHTPFRASKLTQVLRDSFIGENSRTCMIATISPGMASCENTLNTLRYANRVKEFGINQCPQEISSPTPHCVSKSSNQIDDLETQWGVGSSPQRDDLKLLCEQNEEEVSPQLFTFHEAVSQMVEMEEQVVEDHRAVFQESIRWLEDEKALLEMTEEVDYDVDSYATQLEAILEQKIDILTELRDKVKSFRAALQEEEQASKQINPKRPRAL, from the exons GCCGAATTCACGAAGCTATGGTAACGTCCCTAAATGAAGATAATGAAAGTGTAACTGTTGAATGGATTGAAAATGGGGATACTAAAGGCAAAGAG ATTGACTTGGAGAGCATATTTTCACTTAATCCAGATCTTGCtcctgatgaagatattgaacctAGTCCAGAGACACCACCACCACCTACTCCATCAGCCAAAGTAAACAAAATTGTGAAG AGTCGACGAACTGTGGTACCAGTTAAGAATGACACTCCTTCCCGAGATAACAGAG tGGTTGGTTCTGCACGCGCGCGACCTACTCAGCTTCCCGAGCAGTCTTCCTCCTCTCAACAGAATG cACGTAGAAAATCTAATTGTGTAAAAGAGGTTGAAAAATTGCAAGAGAAACGTGAAAAAAGAAGGTTACAGCAGCAGGAACTTAGAGAAAAAAGAGCTCAG GATGTTGATGCTACAAACCCAAATTATGAAATTATGTGTATGATAAGAGATTTCAGGGGAAGTTTGGATTATAGACCACTAACAAATGCAGATACT ATTGACGAGCACAGGATATGTGTTTGTGTACGAAAACGACCACTCAATAAAAAAG aaaatttAATGAAAGACCTCGATGTAATAACAATTCCTAGTAAAGATGTTGTGATGGTACATGAACCAAAACAAAAGGTGGATTTAACAAGGTACCTAGAGAACCAAACTTTTCGTTTTGATTATGCCTTTGATGACACGACTCCTAATGAAATGGTTTACAG ATTTGCAGCTCGACCATTAGTGGAGACCATATTTGAAAGGGGGATGGCCACCTGTTTTGCATATGGGCAAACAGGCAGTGGAAAAACCCAT actATGGGTGGTAACTTTTCGGGAAAGAACCAAGATTGTTCTAATGGAATATATGCACTTGCAG CTCGAGATGTATTTTTGATGCTAAAGAAACCAAACTATAAGAAGTTAGAACTTCAAGTATATGCAACATTTTTTGAGATCTACAGTGGTAAG GTTTTTGACTTGTTGAACAGGAAGACAAAATTGAGAGTGTTAGAAGATGGTAAACAGCAAGTCCAGGTGGTGGGATTACAGGAAAGAGAAGTCAAATGTGTTGAAGATGTTCTTAAGCTTATTGAAATAGGAAACAGCTGCAG aacATCTGGCCAGACATCTGCAAATGCACACTCATCTCGAAGCCATGCAGTGTTTCAGATTATTctcagaaggaaagggaaattgCATGGTAAATTTTCTCTGATTGATTTGGCTGGCAATGAAAGAGGAGCAGATACTTCCAGTGCAGATAGGCAGACACGACTGGAAGGTGCGGAAATTAACAAGAGCCTTTTAGCACTCAAG GAGTGCATTAGAGCCTTAGGCCGAAATAAACCTCATACACCCTTCAGAGCAAGTAAACTTACTCAGGTGCTAAGAGATTCATTCATAGGAGAAAACTCCCGTACCTGCATG ATTGCTACAATTTCTCCGGGGATGGCATCATGTGAAAACACTCTAAATACATTGAGATATGCAAATAG agtaAAGGAATTTGGAATTA ATCAGTGCCCGCAGGAGATATCGTCCCCTACACCCCACTGTGTCTCCAAGTCATCGAATCAGATCGATGACTTGGAGACACAGTGGGGTGTGGGGAGCTCTCCTCAGAGGGATGATCTCAAACTGCTTTGTGAACAAAAT GAGGAGGAAGTTTCTCCACAGTTGTTTACTTTCCATGAAGCTGTGTCACAGATGGTAGAAATGGAAGAACAAGTAGTAGAAGACCACAGGGCTGTCTTCCAG GAATCTATTAGATGGCTGGAAGATGAAAAAGCTCTTCTTGAGATGACAGAAGAAGTAGACTATGATGTGGATTCTTACGCTACCCAACTTGAAGCAATTCTAGAGCAAAAAATTGATATTCTGACTGAACTGAGAG ATAAAGTGAAATCTTTCCGGGCAGCTCTACAAGAGGAGGAACAGGCCAGTAAACAGATCAACCCAAAAAGACCACGTGCCCTTTGA
- the KIF2A gene encoding kinesin-like protein KIF2A isoform X1 → MAAANFGKIQIGIYVEIKRSDGRIHEAMVTSLNEDNESVTVEWIENGDTKGKEIDLESIFSLNPDLAPDEDIEPSPETPPPPTPSAKVNKIVKSRRTVVPVKNDTPSRDNRVVGSARARPTQLPEQSSSSQQNGSVSDISPVQAAKKEFGPPSRRKSNCVKEVEKLQEKREKRRLQQQELREKRAQDVDATNPNYEIMCMIRDFRGSLDYRPLTNADTIDEHRICVCVRKRPLNKKENLMKDLDVITIPSKDVVMVHEPKQKVDLTRYLENQTFRFDYAFDDTTPNEMVYRFAARPLVETIFERGMATCFAYGQTGSGKTHTMGGNFSGKNQDCSNGIYALAARDVFLMLKKPNYKKLELQVYATFFEIYSGKVFDLLNRKTKLRVLEDGKQQVQVVGLQEREVKCVEDVLKLIEIGNSCRTSGQTSANAHSSRSHAVFQIILRRKGKLHGKFSLIDLAGNERGADTSSADRQTRLEGAEINKSLLALKECIRALGRNKPHTPFRASKLTQVLRDSFIGENSRTCMIATISPGMASCENTLNTLRYANRVKEFGISPSDIPFSQGSGSRSDLSPSYEYDDFSPSITRSTSFYTWNLYF, encoded by the exons GCCGAATTCACGAAGCTATGGTAACGTCCCTAAATGAAGATAATGAAAGTGTAACTGTTGAATGGATTGAAAATGGGGATACTAAAGGCAAAGAG ATTGACTTGGAGAGCATATTTTCACTTAATCCAGATCTTGCtcctgatgaagatattgaacctAGTCCAGAGACACCACCACCACCTACTCCATCAGCCAAAGTAAACAAAATTGTGAAG AGTCGACGAACTGTGGTACCAGTTAAGAATGACACTCCTTCCCGAGATAACAGAG tGGTTGGTTCTGCACGCGCGCGACCTACTCAGCTTCCCGAGCAGTCTTCCTCCTCTCAACAGAATGGTAGTGTTTCAGATATATCTCCAGTTCAAGCTGCAAAAAAGGAATTTGGACCCCCTT cACGTAGAAAATCTAATTGTGTAAAAGAGGTTGAAAAATTGCAAGAGAAACGTGAAAAAAGAAGGTTACAGCAGCAGGAACTTAGAGAAAAAAGAGCTCAG GATGTTGATGCTACAAACCCAAATTATGAAATTATGTGTATGATAAGAGATTTCAGGGGAAGTTTGGATTATAGACCACTAACAAATGCAGATACT ATTGACGAGCACAGGATATGTGTTTGTGTACGAAAACGACCACTCAATAAAAAAG aaaatttAATGAAAGACCTCGATGTAATAACAATTCCTAGTAAAGATGTTGTGATGGTACATGAACCAAAACAAAAGGTGGATTTAACAAGGTACCTAGAGAACCAAACTTTTCGTTTTGATTATGCCTTTGATGACACGACTCCTAATGAAATGGTTTACAG ATTTGCAGCTCGACCATTAGTGGAGACCATATTTGAAAGGGGGATGGCCACCTGTTTTGCATATGGGCAAACAGGCAGTGGAAAAACCCAT actATGGGTGGTAACTTTTCGGGAAAGAACCAAGATTGTTCTAATGGAATATATGCACTTGCAG CTCGAGATGTATTTTTGATGCTAAAGAAACCAAACTATAAGAAGTTAGAACTTCAAGTATATGCAACATTTTTTGAGATCTACAGTGGTAAG GTTTTTGACTTGTTGAACAGGAAGACAAAATTGAGAGTGTTAGAAGATGGTAAACAGCAAGTCCAGGTGGTGGGATTACAGGAAAGAGAAGTCAAATGTGTTGAAGATGTTCTTAAGCTTATTGAAATAGGAAACAGCTGCAG aacATCTGGCCAGACATCTGCAAATGCACACTCATCTCGAAGCCATGCAGTGTTTCAGATTATTctcagaaggaaagggaaattgCATGGTAAATTTTCTCTGATTGATTTGGCTGGCAATGAAAGAGGAGCAGATACTTCCAGTGCAGATAGGCAGACACGACTGGAAGGTGCGGAAATTAACAAGAGCCTTTTAGCACTCAAG GAGTGCATTAGAGCCTTAGGCCGAAATAAACCTCATACACCCTTCAGAGCAAGTAAACTTACTCAGGTGCTAAGAGATTCATTCATAGGAGAAAACTCCCGTACCTGCATG ATTGCTACAATTTCTCCGGGGATGGCATCATGTGAAAACACTCTAAATACATTGAGATATGCAAATAG agtaAAGGAATTTGGAATTAGTCCTTCGGACATTCCCTTCTCACAGGGTAGTGGCAGTCGCTCTGATCTCTCTCCTTCCTATGAGTATGACGACTTTTCTCCTTCAATCACCAGGTCTACTTCATTCTATACATggaatctttatttttaa